From the genome of Virgibacillus siamensis, one region includes:
- the rpmG gene encoding 50S ribosomal protein L33 yields the protein MRVNITLACTETGDRNYITTKNKRTNPERIELMKYCPRLKKHTLHRETK from the coding sequence ATGCGCGTAAACATCACATTAGCATGTACTGAAACAGGCGATCGCAATTACATCACTACTAAAAATAAGCGTACAAATCCTGAACGCATTGAGCTTATGAAATATTGTCCACGTCTTAAAAAACACACATTGCACCGTGAAACCAAATAA
- a CDS encoding rhomboid family protein: MYLYEQYTMYKLAFSLVKNDNFEIIHINEGDEEIWLEKYEKKKSDVVRLIHRNFQWKNHLKRDIAAVFQKTKAMKRFLRGKQIIIHNVYIASDSPVDDWEILKKPMQLNEKNPLHMNVYYLTDEVSGVEKKRFREAIDSSGPIADNEDLDIEEQVNYYKSFMHDRYHQRKNEEKEVFSRGKPFFTYFLIVINTLIFIMLELKGGSTNTGTLIEFGAKYNPAVIEGNEWWRILTSMFLHIGPVHLFMNMLAVYFLGVAVERIYGSWRFILIYFLSGVGGGLTSFAFTTNVSAGASGALFGLFGALLFFGLIHKRIFNQTMGKNLLIIIGINIVFGFTVQSVDMGAHLGGLLTGFVASAAIHLPGKRKLRVQFSAGIFYAVILLFLIVFGIRHNLNDPLYQLMDAEYLSGNQQYEEAVEAATNGLEFESDIKDQLLFQRSYAYIKLNKITRAKKDLQKAIRINDEFISAHYNLAIIYYNHNNVSKAKKHITKAYELKQDNRDAVKLNVKELYEEITGKQAD; the protein is encoded by the coding sequence ATGTACCTTTACGAACAATATACGATGTATAAATTGGCATTTTCCCTTGTGAAAAATGACAATTTTGAAATTATACATATTAACGAAGGCGATGAAGAAATCTGGCTTGAAAAATATGAAAAGAAGAAATCAGATGTAGTACGCCTTATTCATCGCAATTTTCAGTGGAAAAATCACTTAAAACGTGACATAGCCGCAGTGTTTCAAAAAACAAAGGCAATGAAACGATTTTTACGTGGAAAACAAATAATTATACATAATGTTTATATAGCTTCGGATTCGCCGGTGGATGACTGGGAAATATTAAAAAAACCGATGCAACTAAATGAAAAAAATCCTTTACATATGAATGTATACTATTTAACTGATGAAGTAAGCGGCGTGGAAAAGAAGCGGTTCAGGGAAGCAATTGACAGTTCAGGTCCTATTGCTGACAACGAAGATTTGGATATTGAAGAACAGGTCAATTATTATAAATCATTCATGCATGATCGCTATCATCAACGAAAAAACGAGGAAAAAGAGGTCTTCTCACGAGGGAAACCATTTTTTACATATTTTTTGATTGTAATCAATACACTGATTTTTATAATGCTGGAATTAAAAGGCGGCAGTACAAATACGGGAACACTAATTGAATTTGGAGCCAAATACAATCCGGCAGTCATTGAAGGAAATGAATGGTGGCGCATCCTGACATCAATGTTCCTGCATATTGGCCCGGTTCATCTGTTTATGAACATGCTGGCAGTTTATTTTCTCGGTGTTGCTGTTGAACGTATTTACGGTTCGTGGCGTTTTATACTAATCTACTTCTTGTCCGGAGTCGGCGGCGGATTGACAAGTTTTGCCTTTACCACGAATGTATCTGCGGGAGCATCCGGTGCATTGTTCGGGCTGTTTGGTGCACTATTGTTCTTTGGCCTTATTCATAAACGTATTTTTAATCAGACAATGGGAAAAAATTTATTGATTATCATCGGCATCAATATTGTCTTTGGCTTTACCGTGCAGTCAGTGGATATGGGAGCTCATTTGGGAGGTTTACTTACAGGGTTTGTTGCTTCAGCTGCAATTCACCTTCCAGGCAAAAGAAAATTACGGGTACAGTTTTCTGCCGGTATCTTTTATGCGGTGATTCTTTTATTTTTAATCGTTTTTGGGATTCGGCACAATCTGAATGACCCGCTTTATCAGCTTATGGATGCTGAATATCTTTCAGGGAATCAACAATATGAGGAAGCAGTTGAGGCTGCGACAAACGGACTTGAATTTGAAAGTGATATCAAGGATCAATTGTTGTTTCAGCGTTCCTATGCATATATTAAATTGAATAAAATAACCCGTGCAAAGAAAGATTTACAGAAGGCAATCCGTATAAACGACGAATTTATCAGTGCACATTATAATTTGGCGATTATTTATTACAACCATAACAACGTATCAAAAGCAAAAAAACACATTACGAAAGCATATGAACTGAAACAGGATAACCGGGATGCAGTTAAGCTTAACGTGAAGGAATTGTACGAGGAGATCACCGGAAAACAGGCGGACTAA
- a CDS encoding ROK family glucokinase translates to MNNTFIGIDVGGTTVKFGIINENGNILDKWEIPTNTDNEGESILSDIWKSIEGRVSLHDVAGVGIGVPGFIDQKTGDVYEAVNIGWKQVELAKIMKEKTGLPVFVENDANAAVLGENWKGAGGQVKNLVAITVGTGIGGGIIANGSILNGESGTAGEIGHITMDPHGSPCNCGRQGCLETISSATGMIRQATEKIHEYPASPLAEVYARQNNLTAKDIFELAEKGDTICREIIQHAAEVLGLALANLAVIINPSRILIGGGVSQAGNSFVKQIDDAFRRNTLAKAGEVCEMKIAQLGNDAGIIGAAFLVKQNLEKVTF, encoded by the coding sequence ATGAATAATACTTTTATCGGAATTGATGTGGGTGGAACGACTGTAAAATTTGGCATAATTAATGAAAACGGTAATATTCTGGATAAGTGGGAGATACCTACGAATACGGATAATGAAGGTGAATCCATTTTATCCGATATTTGGAAATCCATTGAAGGAAGGGTTTCCCTTCATGATGTTGCAGGAGTCGGGATTGGGGTGCCCGGATTTATTGATCAGAAAACAGGTGATGTCTATGAGGCAGTGAATATTGGCTGGAAGCAGGTTGAACTGGCTAAAATAATGAAGGAAAAGACTGGTTTGCCTGTTTTTGTTGAAAATGATGCAAATGCTGCTGTGCTGGGTGAAAACTGGAAAGGTGCAGGCGGACAGGTGAAAAATCTTGTTGCCATAACGGTTGGAACCGGAATTGGGGGGGGAATCATTGCAAATGGCTCCATTTTAAATGGCGAAAGCGGAACTGCGGGAGAAATCGGACACATAACAATGGATCCGCATGGTTCTCCGTGTAATTGCGGCCGTCAAGGGTGCCTGGAAACAATTTCCTCTGCAACCGGAATGATTCGTCAGGCAACAGAAAAGATTCATGAATACCCTGCAAGTCCATTGGCAGAGGTCTATGCCAGACAAAACAATCTGACTGCAAAGGATATTTTTGAACTCGCTGAAAAGGGAGACACTATTTGCCGTGAAATTATTCAGCATGCTGCGGAAGTGCTTGGACTTGCACTTGCAAATCTTGCAGTAATTATTAACCCTTCCCGGATACTGATTGGAGGAGGGGTTTCGCAAGCAGGCAACAGCTTTGTGAAACAGATAGACGATGCTTTTAGGCGGAACACATTAGCAAAGGCCGGAGAAGTCTGTGAAATGAAAATAGCACAGCTTGGAAATGATGCAGGAATCATAGGTGCCGCATTTCTAGTCAAACAGAACCTGGAAAAAGTGACATTTTAG
- a CDS encoding LTA synthase family protein gives MNGKFPKIPLFIIATILFGLKTYIIYRFLFHIELENAMQELILAINPFVSAFLIFAISVWLKKPTSQMKFLRYTALIGSVILYFNLVFYRSFTDFITIPQLFQASNMGDLGSSIFSLLEVYDVLLFADVAIIWYLSRKKSDVLSVSYPKSGRVFALAMSLMLLAGNFFLAEMERPQLFTRAFDREYLVKNIGIFNYHIYDLALHSKVKSQKVFADGNELPEIKEYVNEHVQSDESSPLHGIAKGKNLIFISAESMQSFVINNKMKGQVITPFLNSLTKDDSTFYFKNFYHQTQQGKTSDSEFLLENSLYPLSRGAVFFTHGQNEYHALPEMLNQKGYYTSVFHSNNKSFWNRDQMYDSLGYDHFYGEKAFEVTDQNSIGWGLEDKAFFEQSMKYLRSQKQPFYTKFITLTNHFPFELNKDKASIGEFDSNSKTLNNYFQTVRYTDEALRQFFNQLKESGLYKDSIIVIMGDHYGISENHNKAMAKYLGKDQISPYDHVQLQRVPLFIHIPGYDKGKVMSEVSGQIDLKPTLLHMLGVSTKNDIYFGNDLFVDDRKDYIAFRNGDFVSDQYVSTDGICYLRKSGEPVKQKENQDDANKSENPCEPITQKVEKELGYSDDLIYGDLFRFVNFSTGKNSSNTKIK, from the coding sequence ATGAATGGTAAGTTTCCCAAGATACCTTTATTTATTATCGCGACAATATTGTTTGGCTTAAAAACGTATATCATATACCGCTTTTTATTTCATATTGAACTGGAAAATGCAATGCAGGAGCTCATACTGGCAATTAACCCATTTGTTTCAGCTTTCCTGATTTTTGCGATCAGTGTATGGCTTAAGAAACCAACCAGTCAAATGAAGTTTTTGCGGTATACTGCTTTAATTGGATCGGTAATTTTATACTTTAATCTGGTATTTTATCGATCATTTACGGATTTTATTACGATACCGCAATTGTTCCAGGCGAGTAACATGGGGGATCTTGGTTCCAGTATTTTTTCACTTTTGGAAGTATACGATGTACTTTTGTTTGCTGATGTGGCAATAATCTGGTATTTAAGCAGGAAAAAGTCCGATGTCTTATCGGTCAGCTACCCGAAAAGCGGCAGGGTCTTTGCATTGGCTATGTCATTAATGCTTTTGGCTGGAAACTTTTTCTTGGCTGAGATGGAGCGGCCGCAATTATTCACCCGGGCATTTGACAGGGAATATCTCGTTAAAAATATTGGGATTTTCAATTATCATATTTATGATCTGGCTTTGCATTCCAAAGTGAAATCACAGAAAGTTTTTGCTGATGGGAATGAACTGCCGGAAATTAAGGAGTACGTTAATGAGCACGTGCAAAGTGATGAAAGTTCTCCATTGCATGGGATTGCAAAGGGGAAGAATCTGATTTTCATATCTGCAGAATCGATGCAAAGCTTTGTTATCAATAATAAAATGAAAGGACAGGTTATTACACCTTTCCTAAACAGTTTGACGAAAGACGACAGTACGTTTTATTTCAAAAATTTCTATCATCAGACACAACAGGGGAAAACTTCCGATTCAGAATTCCTTCTTGAGAACTCACTATATCCATTATCAAGAGGGGCTGTTTTCTTTACACATGGTCAAAATGAATATCACGCCCTTCCGGAAATGTTAAACCAAAAAGGTTACTATACCTCGGTTTTTCACTCGAATAACAAAAGCTTCTGGAATCGTGATCAAATGTATGACAGTCTTGGATACGATCATTTTTATGGTGAGAAGGCATTCGAAGTGACTGATCAGAACTCAATCGGCTGGGGATTAGAAGATAAAGCATTCTTTGAACAGTCCATGAAATACCTGAGGTCGCAAAAGCAACCGTTTTATACAAAATTTATTACACTGACGAACCATTTTCCTTTTGAGCTTAATAAAGATAAAGCATCTATTGGGGAATTTGATTCCAATTCCAAAACACTTAATAATTACTTTCAGACGGTCCGGTATACGGATGAAGCATTAAGGCAGTTCTTTAATCAGCTTAAAGAATCGGGATTGTACAAGGATTCCATCATTGTGATAATGGGTGACCACTACGGAATCAGCGAGAATCATAATAAAGCAATGGCAAAATATTTAGGAAAAGATCAAATAAGTCCGTATGATCATGTGCAGTTGCAGCGAGTACCTTTGTTTATTCACATCCCTGGATATGATAAAGGCAAGGTAATGTCTGAAGTTTCCGGTCAAATTGACTTGAAACCGACATTATTGCATATGCTTGGCGTTAGCACAAAAAATGATATTTATTTTGGAAATGATTTGTTTGTGGATGACCGCAAAGACTATATTGCATTTCGAAATGGGGATTTTGTAAGTGATCAATATGTATCTACAGATGGTATATGCTACTTACGTAAAAGCGGAGAACCGGTGAAGCAGAAAGAGAATCAGGATGATGCGAATAAATCGGAAAATCCATGTGAACCAATTACGCAGAAGGTTGAGAAAGAACTGGGATACTCCGATGACTTAATTTACGGTGACTTGTTCCGGTTTGTTAATTTTTCAACTGGCAAAAACAGCTCCAATACGAAAATTAAATGA
- a CDS encoding YqgQ family protein: MKTVYDVQQLLKRFGTIIYIGNRIAELEMMEDEVRELYQTGCIETADYQTAVYVLKKEAARLRENGRSQTNE, from the coding sequence ATGAAGACAGTATATGATGTACAGCAATTGTTAAAACGATTTGGAACAATTATATATATAGGAAACAGAATTGCCGAACTGGAAATGATGGAGGATGAAGTTCGGGAACTCTACCAAACTGGGTGTATTGAAACGGCAGATTATCAGACTGCTGTATATGTGTTAAAAAAAGAAGCAGCGCGTTTACGTGAAAACGGGAGGTCACAAACGAATGAATAA
- a CDS encoding DUF2759 family protein: MVLGIILLVVALLSVVSVVRQLKFKNLFALGFSAVSALVFGFFSIMTIIHEFGKMS, translated from the coding sequence ATGGTTTTGGGAATAATTCTATTGGTCGTTGCTTTATTATCAGTTGTTTCCGTCGTACGTCAATTAAAATTCAAAAATCTTTTTGCCCTTGGATTTTCAGCAGTATCGGCACTTGTTTTTGGTTTTTTCTCCATCATGACCATTATTCATGAATTTGGAAAAATGTCCTAA
- a CDS encoding 5-formyltetrahydrofolate cyclo-ligase, which produces MSILDKTEMRKNAIMRLKNTSESERKIIEEKLLYHLLQFKGWKQAKTIGITISNGFEWATRPIIETAWNEQKDVCVPKCLPKSRKLDFYQLHTYNQLEVVYYNLLEPNPEESEKVKKEDIDLLVVPGLLFDQNGYRIGFGGGYYDRFLADYPNRTVSLASNFQVVQEVPAESFDIPVETIITDKGKIG; this is translated from the coding sequence GTGAGTATATTGGATAAAACGGAAATGCGAAAAAATGCAATTATGCGTCTGAAAAATACGAGTGAGTCAGAAAGAAAGATAATTGAGGAGAAACTACTTTACCATTTATTGCAATTTAAAGGCTGGAAACAGGCAAAAACAATAGGTATCACGATTTCGAATGGATTTGAATGGGCAACAAGGCCAATAATTGAAACAGCGTGGAATGAACAAAAAGACGTTTGTGTTCCGAAATGCCTGCCGAAATCGCGGAAACTTGATTTTTATCAATTACATACATATAACCAGTTGGAAGTTGTTTACTATAATTTGCTGGAACCAAACCCTGAAGAAAGTGAAAAAGTGAAGAAAGAGGATATTGATTTACTGGTTGTCCCGGGCCTTTTGTTTGATCAAAATGGGTATCGTATCGGATTCGGAGGAGGATACTACGATCGGTTCCTTGCCGATTATCCGAATCGGACAGTCTCCCTTGCCTCGAATTTTCAAGTGGTTCAGGAAGTACCCGCAGAATCATTTGATATCCCGGTTGAAACCATTATTACCGATAAAGGAAAGATCGGTTAA
- a CDS encoding ThiF family adenylyltransferase, with amino-acid sequence MDAMRYSRQMLFAPINEQGQQKLTDSSVLVVGAGALGTVICNHLVRAGIGKIRLIDRDYVELSNLQRQMLFDEDDVRKALPKAIAATQKLKKMNSEVEMEAIVGNVTNENVEELMKDIDIVMDGTDNFATRFLLNDACFKLKVPFSYGGVVSSRGMTAFFIPGKTLCLRCMVQESAGNGQTCDTVGVIGPVVDIISSLQVTEAMKYMTGNEEHLRNSLKTMDIWFNQTYDIKFTDPNPACPTCVKKDFPALTKSAKNMETTLCGRNTVQIHQNKEMDLELWEQRLSGVSEAKRTPFLLKADFRNGLKLVIFPDGRVLVQGTEDSVKARTIYDRYIGS; translated from the coding sequence ATGGATGCGATGCGCTATTCCAGACAGATGTTGTTTGCTCCGATTAACGAACAGGGTCAGCAAAAATTGACAGACAGTTCAGTGCTTGTTGTTGGTGCGGGTGCTTTGGGCACTGTTATTTGCAATCATCTTGTCAGGGCAGGAATAGGAAAAATTCGACTGATTGATCGTGATTATGTTGAACTCAGCAACTTGCAGCGCCAAATGCTGTTTGATGAAGATGATGTAAGAAAGGCATTGCCGAAAGCAATTGCCGCAACACAAAAATTGAAGAAAATGAATTCCGAGGTTGAAATGGAAGCTATTGTAGGCAATGTGACGAATGAAAACGTAGAGGAGCTCATGAAGGACATTGACATTGTTATGGATGGGACCGATAATTTTGCAACAAGATTTTTGCTGAATGATGCATGTTTCAAATTAAAGGTTCCATTTTCGTACGGTGGTGTTGTCAGTTCAAGAGGAATGACAGCATTTTTTATACCTGGTAAAACACTGTGTCTTCGCTGTATGGTGCAGGAAAGTGCGGGAAATGGACAAACATGCGATACAGTTGGAGTAATTGGCCCTGTAGTTGATATAATTTCATCACTGCAGGTGACGGAAGCAATGAAATATATGACAGGTAATGAGGAGCACTTACGGAATTCATTAAAGACAATGGATATTTGGTTCAACCAAACGTATGATATTAAATTTACCGATCCGAATCCAGCTTGTCCGACTTGTGTGAAAAAGGATTTTCCTGCATTGACAAAATCGGCAAAGAACATGGAAACAACGTTATGCGGCAGGAATACAGTACAGATTCATCAAAATAAGGAGATGGATTTGGAATTATGGGAACAACGTTTATCCGGTGTTTCAGAGGCAAAAAGGACTCCATTTTTATTGAAGGCAGATTTCCGAAACGGTTTGAAACTCGTCATATTTCCTGATGGACGAGTTCTTGTTCAGGGAACTGAAGACAGTGTGAAGGCAAGAACCATATATGATCGGTACATCGGATCATGA